One Thermoplasmata archaeon genomic region harbors:
- a CDS encoding QacE family quaternary ammonium compound efflux SMR transporter (member of the SMR family of proton-dependent drug efflux transporters; quaternary ammonium compound efflux pump; confers resistance to cetylpyridinium, cetyldimethylethyl ammonium and cetrimide cations), producing the protein MSLIGLAWVIFGGFLEPVWVIGLKKYSENHSLFWIVFTVVFMYLSPMTIAFAMQDGMSLGIAYSIWTGLGAVFSVIVGYVLFKDRLDRLKILFIAMIIAGVVGLEVSTVIG; encoded by the coding sequence ATGAGCCTTATTGGACTGGCCTGGGTGATCTTCGGCGGGTTTCTAGAGCCGGTTTGGGTCATCGGGCTGAAGAAGTACAGTGAGAATCATTCGTTATTCTGGATAGTATTCACTGTGGTGTTCATGTACCTCAGTCCGATGACGATAGCCTTCGCTATGCAGGACGGTATGTCCCTGGGCATAGCTTATTCCATCTGGACCGGATTAGGGGCAGTTTTCTCTGTCATTGTCGGTTATGTTCTGTTCAAGGACAGGCTTGATAGGCTGAAGATACTGTTCATAGCGATGATCATTGCAGGCGTAGTAGGCCTTGAAGTTTCGACGGTGATAGGATGA
- the pylD gene encoding 3-methylornithyl-N6-L-lysine dehydrogenase PylD, with protein sequence MTRLTPDLIEGVPDDTLDLDSKLMKMCGKTVKQLALEGAGVDHDVDFSGIRVAVIPITSGMGVIGGFSQSVNAIVKRLGMQSYVTEGTDVNGFDQAVRDHVDLIMMADDAKFVAYNVHTAGTTNNSWGTAMGYAVALKNAAGGVEGKDVLVIGAGLVGTEAVQILKSWGANVSVTDIKFDKALALEQRFGIKAYEDVESALASHKYILNAAPAIFPGRLIMEGAVVSTPGVPHYFDEEARSKAKAIIHDPLEIGTAMMAVNSALFSMRQ encoded by the coding sequence ATGACAAGACTTACGCCCGATTTGATCGAAGGGGTGCCTGACGACACCCTTGATCTGGATTCGAAACTTATGAAGATGTGCGGTAAGACCGTTAAGCAGCTGGCCCTAGAAGGCGCCGGGGTAGATCACGATGTGGATTTTTCCGGGATAAGGGTTGCAGTGATACCCATCACATCTGGTATGGGTGTTATCGGAGGTTTCTCCCAATCCGTCAATGCGATAGTTAAGCGCCTCGGCATGCAGAGTTATGTCACCGAGGGTACAGATGTCAACGGATTCGATCAAGCGGTGAGGGACCATGTGGACCTGATAATGATGGCGGATGATGCGAAGTTCGTCGCATACAACGTCCATACCGCGGGGACCACGAACAATTCATGGGGTACAGCCATGGGTTACGCTGTGGCCCTCAAGAACGCCGCAGGCGGTGTAGAAGGAAAGGATGTCCTCGTCATCGGAGCAGGTCTGGTAGGCACAGAAGCTGTCCAGATACTCAAATCGTGGGGCGCCAATGTTTCTGTGACTGACATAAAGTTCGATAAGGCACTGGCCCTGGAGCAGAGGTTCGGAATAAAGGCATACGAAGATGTGGAATCCGCTCTTGCCTCGCACAAGTACATACTCAACGCAGCTCCAGCGATATTCCCTGGAAGGCTCATCATGGAGGGGGCAGTCGTATCCACTCCGGGTGTGCCCCACTATTTCGATGAGGAGGCCAGGAGCAAGGCCAAGGCGATTATCCATGATCCTCTGGAGATCGGTACTGCCATGATGGCAGTGAACAGTGCTCTGTTCTCCATGCGCCAGTGA